A stretch of the Acyrthosiphon pisum isolate AL4f chromosome A2, pea_aphid_22Mar2018_4r6ur, whole genome shotgun sequence genome encodes the following:
- the LOC100161540 gene encoding alanine--tRNA ligase, cytoplasmic: MVPSAKEIRDRYIKFFIDKKGHEYVYSSSVVPVDDPTLLFANAGMNQFKPIFLGTVAPSSDMAKWKRAVNTQKCIRAGGKHNDLDDVGKDVYHHTFFEMLGNWSFGDYFKTEICQWAWEFLTQEFKLSPDRLYVTYFGGDKKSGLEPDLECKNIWLKLGLAEDHIIPGNMKDNFWEMGETGPCGPCSEIHYDRIGNRLAADLVNQDDPDVLEIWNLVFMQYNRNQEGTLHNLPKKHIDCGMGFERLVSVIQDKRSNYDTDLFQPLFVAIQNGTNAPPYEGKVGADDIDQKDMAYRVLADHARTLTIALSDGGSPDNTGRGYVLRRILRRAVRYATEKLNGKPGFFATLVNVVVDLLGDTFPEITKDPQQIIEIINEEEEQFLRTLSRGRNLLNRTILKLTDKVIPGEVAWKLYDTYGFPVDLTYLMVEEKGFTIDMEAYEEAKKKAQLISQNKVGGDKEVISLDVHALADLQTKGISTTDDSPKYNYKAVSDDADAEYTFETCTSTVLSIRLINQFVNEVDTFQECGIILDKTCFYAEQGGQIYDQGSMVKDEFTEFYVNNVQLRGGYILHVGILESGSLKVGDKVVLKIDEKRRRFVMNNHTATHTLNHTLRVVLGDNLNQKGSLVAPDKLRFDFNNKAALTGDQVAKVEKLTNEVIKRNDTVYAKIAPLNDAKRIKGLRAMFDETYPDPVRVVSVGVTVDKLLTDPEGNSGLETSVEFCGGTHLHKTGHMECFTILSEEAISKGIRRIVAVTGPEATKAYNRGEELKKDVMKLDSKDVNLSKAIIDTQDKINKSVIPYWVKEELRSVLSGLKKGIAEEERKQLVAQASEVAKSIKTKICSESDKTVFIYKLDVGSNTKVMDAVLKLLKADMPNISIMLLSEDTEGKRIYCQCVVSKDLNKKGLMANKWVTKIASCINGKGGGKADTAQASGCNETGVEQLISIGEQFASLSIS; the protein is encoded by the coding sequence ATGGTTCCTTCTGCCAAAGAAATCCGGGATAGGTATATCAAATTCTTTATCGACAAGAAAGGTCACGAATATGTATATTCGTCGTCTGTTGTACCGGTAGATGACCCTACGTTGTTGTTTGCCAACGCAGGAATGAACCAATTCAAACCCATATTCTTGGGTACCGTCGCTCCATCCTCGGATATGGCCAAGTGGAAACGGGCCGTCAATACTCAAAAATGTATTCGCGCCGGGGGAAAACACAATGATCTTGATGATGTTGGTAAGGATGTCTACCATCACACATTTTTTGAAATGCTGGGAAACTGGTCATTCGGTGATTACTTTAAAACCGAAATATGTCAGTGGGCTtgggaatttttaactcaagaatttaaattatcaccAGATCGCTtgtatgttacatattttggcGGTGATAAAAAATCTGGTCTGGAACCAGATTTAGAATGTAAAAATATCTGGTTGAAATTAGGATTAGCAGAAGATCATATTATTCCTGGCAATATGAAAGACAATTTTTGGGAAATGGGTGAAACCGGACCTTGTGGTCCTTGTTCAGAAATACATTATGATCGTATTGGTAACCGATTAGCTGCTGATTTAGTCAATCAAGATGATCCAGATGTTTTAGAAATATGGAATCTTGTATTTATGCAATATAATCGCAATCAAGAAGGTACTTTACATAATCTACCTAAGAAACATATAGATTGTGGTATGGGATTTGAACGTCTTGTTTCGGTTATACAAGATAAACGTTCAAATTATGATACCGATCTGTTTCAACCTTTGTTTGTAGCTATTCAAAATGGTACAAATGCTCCACCTTATGAAGGCAAAGTAGGTGCAGATGACATTGATCAGAAAGATATGGCTTATAGAGTACTTGCTGACCATGCACGAACATTAACAATTGCGTTATCTGATGGAGGAAGTCCTGACAATACTGGTCGAGGATATGTGTTGAGACGTATTCTTAGACGTGCTGTTCGTTATGCTACAGAAAAGCTAAATGGCAAACCTGGATTCTTTGCAACTTTAGTAAATGTTGTTGTTGATTTACTTGGGGATACATTCCCTGAAATAACCAAAGATCCTCAACAGATAATAGAAATCATTAATGAAGAAGAGGAACAGTTTTTAAGAACTTTATCGCGAGGTCGTAACCTTTTAAATAGAACTATACTGAAGTTGACTGACAAAGTTATACCTGGTGAAGTTGCTTGGAAACTGTATGATACTTATGGCTTTCCTGTAGACCTTACATACTTGATGGTTGAAGAAAAAGGATTTACCATTGACATGGAAGCATATGaagaagcaaaaaaaaaagcacaACTTATCAGTCAGAACAAGGTTGGTGGTGATAAAGAGGTAATCTCCTTGGATGTTCATGCTCTTGCAGATTTACAGACAAAAGGTATATCGACAACGGACGATTCACCAAAGTATAACTATAAAGCTGTATCTGATGACGCGGACGCTGAATATACGTTTGAAACATGTACATCAACAGTATTGAGTATCAGATTGATAAATCAATTTGTTAATGAAGTAGATACATTTCAAGAATGTGGAATTATATTggataaaacatgtttttatgcTGAACAGGGTGGTCAAATTTATGACCAAGGATCTATGGTCAAAGATGAATTCACGGagttttatgttaataatgttcAATTGCGTGGTGGATATATTTTGCATGTTGGAATACTTGAAAGTGGTAGCTTAAAAGTGGGCGACAAAGTGGTTTTGAAGATTGATGAAAAAAGAAGGCGATTTGTAATGAATAACCATACTGCTACTCACACTTTAAATCATACTTTACGCGTGGTTTTGGgtgataatttaaatcaaaaaggATCTTTGGTCGCCCCAGACAAGTTACGTTTTGATTTCAACAACAAAGCAGCTTTAACAGGAGATCAAGTTGCTAAGGTGGAAAAACTTACAAATGAAGTAATTAAACGAAATGATACTGTATATGCTAAAATTGCACCATTAAACGATGCCAAACGTATAAAAGGCTTACGTGCTATGTTTGATGAAACTTACCCGGATCCAGTGCGGGTAGTTTCAGTAGGAGTTACTGTAGATAAACTTTTAACAGATCCGGAAGGAAATTCAGGATTAGAAACTTCTGTAGAATTTTGTGGAGGCACTCATTTGCATAAAACTGGACACATGGAATGTTTTACCATACTCTCAGAAGAAGCAATATCTAAGGGAATACGAAGAATAGTTGCTGTAACTGGTCCAGAAGCAACAAAAGCATATAATAGAGGCGAGGAACTGAAAAAAGATGTGATGAAACTAGATTCTAAGGATGTAAACTTATCTAAAGCTATAATTGATACACAAGATAAGATAAATAAGTCTGTAATACCGTATTGGGTAAAAGAAGAGCTAAGAAGTGTCCTATCAggtttaaaaaaaggtattgCCGAGGAAGAGCGAAAACAACTAGTAGCTCAAGCCAGTGAAGTAGCAAAATCAATTAAGACAAAGATATGTTCAGAGTCAGACAAAacggtatttatttataagctcGATGTGGGTTCCAATACTAAAGTAATGGACGCAGTATTGAAATTGTTGAAGGCAGACATGCctaatatatcaattatgttGCTATCTGAAGATACAGAAGGCAAAAGAATATATTGCCAATGTGTAGTTTCTAAAGACTTAAACAAAAAAGGGCTCATGGCAAATAAATGGGTGACCAAAATAGCATCATGTATTAATGGTAAAGGTGGAGGCAAGGCTGACACTGCTCAAGCGTCTGGATGTAATGAAACCGGTGTTGAACAACTAATAAGCATCGGAGAACAATTTGCCTCTCTATCGATCagctaa
- the LOC100168395 gene encoding limbic system-associated membrane protein isoform X2 — MDNLTVTVGRDAILECVVESLSTYKVAWLRVDTQTILSIQTLVVTKNDRMEVTHTDHRVWRLHIRNVRQSDRGFYMCQINTDPMKNQIAYLDVVVPPDILDYPTSSDMVVHEGSNVTLQCAATGYPSPTITWRREDNHNIVISNTLTVAVVDSSTLTFHRVTRQHMGSYLCIASNGVPPTVSKRITLIVHFAPMVWIQNQLVGAFVGDRLSIECHVEAFPKSINYWSSENGNLLTQGDNYDTTLKEVNYKTEMRLTINQVKEEHFGTYHCVSKNSLGATDGTIKVYKLPGKNWNNNYQTSVTASNNGLQHITGSTSNREGKNNCVPINPKPAVIFYCIVLCGILLSKSS; from the exons GTCGCCTGGCTGAGAGTGGACACACAGACGATTCTGTCCATACAGACGCTCGTGGTGACGAAAAACGACCGGATGGAGGTGACGCACACGGACCACAGGGTGTGGAGGCTGCACATCAGAAACGTACGGCAGAGCGACCGTGGGTTTTACATGTGCCAGATAAACACGGACCCCATGAAGAATCAAATCGCGTATCTCGACGTAGTCG tgCCTCCAGATATTTTAGACTACCCAACCAGTTCAGACATGGTAGTGCATGAAGGTAGTAACGTGACGTTACAATGTGCCGCTACAGGATACCCAAGTCCAACTATAACGTGGCGAAGAGAAGACAACCATAACATCGTTATTTCTAATACGTTAACTG TTGCAGTAGTGGATAGCTCCACGCTTACCTTTCACCGTGTGACAAGACAACACATGGGTTCATATCTTTGCATTGCTTCAAATGGCGTGCCACCGACAGTCAGCAAGCGCATTACTCTGATCGTCCACT TCGCTCCCATGGTTTGGATTCAAAATCAACTGGTCGGTGCTTTTGTGGGAGATCGATTGTCAATAGAATGTCACGTCGAAGCATTCCCGAAGTCCATAAATTATTGGTCGTCAGAAAACGGAAACTTACTGACTCAAG GAGATAATTACGATACAACGTTAAAAGAAGTCAATTATAAAACAGAAATGAGATTAACCATTAACCAAGTAAAAGAAGAACATTTCGGCACGTACCATTGTGTTTCAAAAAACTCTTTAGGCGCAACGGACGGGACTATCAaagtttata aattacCTGGGAAAAACTGGAACAATAATTATCAGACGTCCGTGACGGCTTCAAATAACGGCCTGCAGCATATTACAG GGTCTACGTCTAATAGAGAAGGCAAAAATAACTGTGTGCCGATCAATCCAAAGCCAGcggtaattttttattgcattgtCTTATGCGGAATACTGTTATCCAAATCATCATGA
- the LOC100159503 gene encoding delta(14)-sterol reductase, protein MLTRRSRKEGIASPSDAETTSKAKRSATPSKRSATPSKSKKPVTRRSKSKSVERRIRTRSRSANKTAGTDVNKTDGPVVLLERYNATKQNPVVKKKEIKNKKAVELVDSNSRKSPTPVKEVNSIISPASRNISDNISVSSSPRSRLDYNEESDDEIKLSNNTTSKIYPVEFGGSFGIIMLFISFPISVVLDKIAIKTKGNLIPFPRGYLRPANYFDQDVFIWTAAIIFLHLLISLLPLAKKSKSLTRLSTGNDFSFTYYRFSGFFNLIIAGLIIWAMNYYNYPINFVLEIVTKKTVPHVVASVLYAFIISIILFIKAKYLNQIDDNSSFNFIQKLFIGTTINPTLGPINIKLAFFRYSTLMTILFNYLVIMDSLKNPVNIHLYFVAGLQIFHAIDKLIFEFNLLSSFYLQNEKDGYWTIIQQFLQPVINFLPIQILLANNLPVNYIILSISSFIFLFGYICQRYSDFTKYQYERNLTFVYKPSYVRTIVHGLWSYVRYPNYIGTILVHLALIFPIFEPNLGSLQASWPVLLYPLYYIITLSHQCVRISTHYRFQCGNNWDRQYIAKWNLIPKIF, encoded by the exons ATGTTAACTAGAAGATCAAGGAAAGAAGGGATCGCTTCACCGAGCGATGCTGAAACAACGTCAAAAGCTAAAAGGTCAGCAACACCATCAAAAAGATCAGCAACACCATCTAAATCTAAAAAACCGGTCACTCGTCGTAGTAAAAGTAAATCCGTAGAGAGAAGAATAAGAACTCGATCTAGATCAGCTAATAAGACTGCAGGTACTGATGTTAATAAGACTGATGGTCCTGTAGTTCTTCTAGAACGTTATAATGCTACAAAACAAAATCCAGTTGTCAAAAAGAaagaaattaaaa ATAAAAAGGCTGTTGAACTTGTTGATTCAAATTCAAGAAAGAGCCCAACACCTGTAAAAGAAGTTAACTCAATAATTAGTCCTGCATCGCGCAATATAAGTGACAAT aTTTCTGTATCATCATCTCCAAGATCAAGATTAGATTACAATGAAGAATCTGATGatgaaattaaattgtcaaataaTACAACAAGCAAGATTTATCCTGTAGAATTTGGAGGTTCCTTTGGCATTATCATGCTATTCATATCATTCCCAATATCGGTTGTCCTTGACAAAATTGCTATAAaaact aAAGGAAATTTAATACCTTTTCCTCGTGGTTATTTAAGACCAGCAAACTATTTTGATCAAGATGTGTTTATATGGACTGCTgctattatttttcttcatttgTTAATATCACTTTTGCCCTtagccaaaaaatctaaatcatTAACAAGACTATCAACGGGTAATGATTTCAGTTTCACCTACTACAGGTTTTCAG gatttttcaatttaattatagcTGGTTTGATTATTTGGGCTATGAATTATTACAACTACccaataaattttgttttagaaatagTGACTAAAAAGACTGTACCTCATGTTGTAGCATCAGTTTTATACGcatttattatttccataattttgtttataaaagcCAAGTACTTAAATCAAATTGACGATAAttcttcttttaattttattcaaaaattgtttattggaACAACAATTAACCCTACATTAGGGCCGATTAATATCAAATTGGCTTTTTTTAGATATTCAACATTGATGACT atttTATTCAATTACCTTGTGATTATGGACTCTCTTAAAAATCCTGTTAATATTCATCTTTATTTTGTTGCTGGACTTCAAATATTTCATGCTATAGATAAACTAATTTTTGAGTTTAATTTATTGtcttcattttatttacaaaatgaaaAAGATGGATATTGGACTATTattcaacaatttttacaaccggttatcaattttttacccATTCAAATTTTACTTGCAAACAATTT acctgttaattatatcattttgaGTATttcatcatttatatttttatttggctATATCTGTCAACGTTATAGTGATTTTACTAAATATCAATATGAAAGAAACTTGACATTTGTCTATAAGCCTTcat ATGTAAGAACTATTGTACATGGTCTTTGGTCATACGTGAGGTATcctaattacataggtaccataCTTGTACATTTAGCCTTAATCTTTCCAATATTTGAACCTAACCTTGGCAGTCTACAAGCATCTTGGCCTGTACTTTTATAtcctttgtattatataataactttgtCCCATCAATGTGTGCGTATTTCTACCCACTACCGTTTCCAGTGCGGTAATAATTGGGATCGTCAATATATAGCAAAATGGaatttaataccaaaaatattttga